The Desmonostoc muscorum LEGE 12446 genome includes a region encoding these proteins:
- a CDS encoding single-stranded-DNA-specific exonuclease RecJ: MPAQQWTLATTEQPPEWFIQAVKQHTPASNGLYAAQLLWQRGIKEKSQLLAFINYKTYQAASPFEFGQEMHLAIARLQKARDGHDKIAIWGDFDADGITSTAVLWDGLGEFFIPNIELIYYIPNRLKESHGLNNQGIDNLAKQGCKLIVTCDTGSTNIDEIIYAKELGIDVIVTDHHTLPEERPPVTAIINPRYLPNEHQLYHLSGVAVAYKLVEALYQTLPHVPQHPLEDLLDLVAVGLIADLVQLSGDCRYLAQLGIQRLQADFQQPPTARRRPGVGRLLELCQKSGDRPTDISFGLGPRINAVSRIQGDASFCVELLTSRNAKRCNELAEVTELANTRRKSLQKDVQAQVAQKLTQLDLSTTSVIVLEDAQWPAGVLGLVAGQVAQETGRPTILLSTEGLGTGDWGLGTGEEFSQSPIPNSQSLARGSARSVNSVDLYQLVKEQAHLLHRFGGHPFAAGLSLAIENIPLFTAAINQQLRQSLGGTTLTPTVQADLVVTVADLGKELFLELKLLEPCGMGNPVPKLLIQNCWFENSWHRNQQDWQGKKVQYIKTEFNIRDDSTRSPFPGIWWGHYKEELPIGRCDCIAELDYNTFKKRYEIRLIAVRQSENSALNTQHSPFILDWRNLPTPHFVQTRLIASQQTPPLVLEHCPTNWDDLRVWLRRCLTTTFDNQQQLAIAWSKPNHQPPKEVWRTLVGIAKYLSRTNQLVTRVQLLDKLGISDRTLFLGIKALKYWGFTVTRQDRDFHITWNPSNVFETNADVAVAQFLAAVSEEQFQQNYFAEVPLSTIVAMINTQF, from the coding sequence ATGCCAGCACAACAGTGGACTTTAGCAACAACAGAACAACCGCCAGAGTGGTTTATCCAAGCGGTGAAACAGCATACGCCCGCATCAAATGGACTGTATGCAGCACAATTGTTGTGGCAACGGGGAATTAAAGAAAAATCACAATTATTAGCTTTTATTAACTATAAAACTTATCAAGCAGCAAGTCCCTTTGAGTTTGGACAAGAAATGCATCTGGCGATCGCCCGCTTACAAAAAGCCCGCGATGGTCATGATAAAATTGCTATCTGGGGAGATTTTGACGCTGATGGCATTACCTCCACTGCCGTACTTTGGGATGGATTAGGAGAGTTTTTTATCCCAAACATCGAGTTAATTTATTACATTCCCAATCGTTTAAAAGAATCCCACGGATTGAATAATCAAGGAATTGATAATTTAGCCAAACAAGGTTGTAAATTAATAGTCACTTGTGACACGGGCAGCACAAATATTGATGAGATTATTTATGCCAAAGAGTTAGGTATCGATGTCATAGTTACCGACCATCACACCTTACCTGAAGAACGCCCACCAGTTACAGCGATTATTAATCCTCGATATCTGCCAAACGAACATCAGCTATATCATCTTTCTGGGGTGGCGGTAGCTTATAAATTGGTGGAAGCACTTTATCAAACTTTGCCTCATGTCCCCCAACACCCATTAGAAGACTTATTAGATTTAGTGGCGGTGGGATTAATTGCCGACTTGGTGCAGCTGAGTGGAGATTGTCGCTATTTAGCACAGCTGGGAATTCAACGACTGCAAGCAGATTTTCAACAGCCACCGACAGCACGACGACGACCGGGGGTAGGGCGATTATTAGAATTGTGCCAGAAAAGTGGCGATCGCCCCACAGATATTTCCTTCGGTTTAGGACCGCGAATTAACGCCGTCAGCCGCATTCAAGGTGATGCTAGTTTCTGCGTCGAATTATTAACCAGTCGCAATGCCAAACGTTGTAACGAATTAGCCGAAGTTACAGAACTCGCAAACACCCGCCGCAAATCCTTGCAAAAAGATGTACAAGCCCAAGTAGCACAAAAACTGACTCAATTAGATTTATCAACCACCAGCGTCATTGTCCTCGAAGATGCCCAATGGCCTGCCGGTGTATTGGGCTTAGTCGCTGGACAAGTGGCACAAGAAACAGGACGGCCGACGATTTTGTTAAGTACAGAGGGACTGGGGACTGGGGACTGGGGACTGGGGACTGGGGAGGAATTTTCCCAATCCCCAATCCCTAATTCCCAATCCCTAGCCCGTGGTTCCGCCCGTTCGGTAAATTCCGTCGATTTGTATCAATTGGTGAAAGAACAAGCACATCTGTTGCACCGCTTTGGTGGACATCCTTTTGCGGCGGGTTTGAGTTTAGCGATTGAGAATATTCCTTTATTTACAGCAGCAATTAATCAGCAGTTACGCCAATCTTTGGGTGGTACAACTCTTACGCCAACGGTGCAAGCAGACTTAGTGGTAACAGTTGCAGATTTAGGGAAAGAGTTATTTTTAGAACTAAAATTATTAGAACCTTGTGGAATGGGTAACCCTGTTCCAAAATTGCTAATTCAAAACTGCTGGTTTGAAAATAGTTGGCATCGCAATCAGCAAGATTGGCAAGGAAAAAAGGTACAGTACATTAAAACTGAGTTTAATATTCGGGATGATTCAACTAGAAGTCCCTTTCCTGGTATTTGGTGGGGACACTACAAAGAAGAATTGCCCATAGGAAGGTGTGATTGTATAGCAGAACTCGACTACAACACCTTCAAAAAACGCTATGAAATTAGATTAATTGCTGTGCGCCAAAGTGAAAACTCAGCACTCAATACTCAGCACTCACCATTCATCCTCGACTGGCGCAACCTCCCCACTCCCCACTTTGTACAGACGCGATTAATCGCGTCTCAACAGACTCCCCCACTCGTGCTTGAACATTGTCCGACGAACTGGGATGATTTACGTGTATGGTTGCGGCGATGTTTAACGACTACGTTTGATAATCAACAACAATTAGCCATCGCTTGGTCTAAACCCAACCACCAACCACCAAAAGAAGTTTGGCGAACCTTGGTTGGGATTGCCAAATATCTCAGTCGTACCAATCAATTAGTCACCCGCGTACAACTTTTAGATAAACTTGGGATTAGCGATCGCACCTTATTTTTAGGAATCAAAGCTTTAAAATATTGGGGATTCACAGTTACAAGACAAGACCGTGATTTCCACATCACCTGGAATCCCAGCAATGTCTTTGAAACCAACGCTGATGTAGCTGTTGCACAGTTTTTAGCCGCCGTCAGCGAAGAACAATTTCAGCAAAACTACTTTGCCGAAGTACCTTTATCTACTATTGTTGCCATGATTAATACTCAGTTCTGA
- a CDS encoding NACHT domain-containing protein yields the protein MLASSIGFFEKVLGGIILAPVKDKIGDIIKQRNVERKIGECADVAGQLLDNYFQGEKLSEGQVELVIYEVQQAIHLSNINAELLASVSLKPEKLFDHILGKYPIPQSIREEKLEYLFEMALQVSAERLCEVALSFTDWEKQGWKRNFDGIDKILEKLNEIIDKIGSGGESGDEKFENLYYRSYLLRKLARIDASTLRASSSVSLDLTTVFVEPDVISISKLFQVQENEAQKIDCLISLENERQNFISRGESEDKRVAAETFIPQHKKCAIVGLPGSGKTTLLQHLLLVAANCEILFGETKGVVPVLIKIRELDLNNLPGADKLLQAAEGNQVLSDKCPGFLERQLEIGRVLLLIDGLDEVIPEKRQAVMAWIRAFVEMYPNSRYVISSRPAGYQSEEFQKLGFTEVTLCNFTSDQIRKYVQRWTTAIELSESKSQEEIEQASTESADALVDSTESNPYVRGIAANPLMLSTLCLVQKYEGGRLPNRRVVLYQRCVEGLLFHWDQKRGLPEAILGLPLPRKMLLLRRLAIEMQVEGVAEIEESKIEQSFINSLNEVGEKADVKQILANIRDRSGLLVERRPGIYGFSHLTFQEYLAALSIKEGDYKEEGKNYDRFFLFSQWSHSQWSEVIALYAGVASKDSVENILKALIQTKNPQAVILAGNCLAAAENPGLVIQKEVINELLSLSEELEVEGSNPISFTISEILNTLNEQIVMKQALAALDNLEVVNSVSFLLKKKDNTCIDSVFQAGKRILLGEQKPAKWDFVISLILLEIEDYNAADALGKLADIAIQKSCVDSSLGVLYGFWYIGFWSLNRRKITQLPGILNLFNQELAQEYHINLCKFIAVVSSENIFMALLQQEQVGDIFSDITYILDNRKSASLKTLIKKIAFLVEHSDNSLREYAIQASNNLLWCVSQIEKLKQSSEKTTAQEEQKK from the coding sequence ATGTTAGCTAGTTCTATTGGATTCTTCGAGAAGGTGCTAGGGGGAATAATTTTAGCACCAGTTAAAGATAAAATTGGCGATATTATTAAGCAAAGAAATGTAGAGCGTAAGATAGGCGAATGTGCTGATGTTGCAGGACAACTACTAGACAATTACTTTCAAGGTGAAAAGTTAAGTGAAGGTCAAGTAGAGTTAGTTATTTACGAAGTCCAACAAGCAATCCATTTATCAAACATAAATGCGGAACTACTTGCATCAGTATCACTAAAACCAGAAAAACTTTTTGACCATATTTTAGGGAAATATCCTATTCCTCAATCCATAAGAGAAGAGAAATTAGAGTATCTTTTTGAAATGGCTCTCCAAGTATCGGCAGAAAGACTCTGTGAAGTGGCATTGAGTTTTACTGATTGGGAAAAACAAGGGTGGAAACGGAATTTTGACGGAATCGACAAGATTTTAGAAAAATTGAACGAAATTATCGATAAGATTGGTAGTGGCGGAGAAAGTGGTGACGAAAAATTTGAGAATCTATATTACAGATCATATTTACTACGAAAACTTGCAAGGATAGACGCTTCGACATTACGGGCATCTTCGAGTGTTTCTCTAGATTTAACGACAGTTTTTGTCGAGCCTGATGTTATTAGTATAAGCAAATTATTCCAGGTACAAGAAAATGAAGCTCAAAAAATTGATTGCTTGATTTCCCTCGAAAACGAAAGACAAAATTTCATATCGCGTGGAGAAAGTGAAGATAAGAGAGTAGCAGCAGAAACATTTATTCCGCAACACAAAAAATGTGCAATTGTAGGTTTGCCAGGGAGTGGAAAAACGACTCTATTACAACATCTTCTTTTGGTTGCAGCAAACTGTGAGATTTTATTTGGTGAAACCAAAGGCGTAGTACCTGTTCTTATAAAAATACGAGAATTAGATCTCAACAACTTACCAGGAGCAGATAAATTGCTACAAGCTGCTGAGGGTAATCAAGTTTTATCTGATAAGTGTCCTGGCTTTTTGGAACGTCAGCTAGAAATAGGTAGAGTTTTGCTTTTAATTGATGGACTTGATGAAGTAATACCGGAAAAGCGTCAAGCAGTAATGGCATGGATAAGAGCTTTTGTAGAAATGTATCCTAATTCAAGATATGTAATTTCTTCAAGACCTGCTGGCTATCAATCAGAAGAATTTCAAAAACTAGGCTTCACCGAAGTCACACTTTGTAACTTTACTTCAGACCAAATTCGTAAATATGTTCAGCGTTGGACAACAGCGATTGAACTATCTGAAAGTAAATCTCAAGAGGAAATTGAGCAAGCTAGCACTGAAAGTGCTGATGCACTCGTTGACAGTACTGAGAGTAACCCTTATGTTCGAGGAATTGCTGCAAATCCTCTAATGCTATCTACACTTTGCTTGGTACAAAAGTATGAAGGTGGCAGATTACCTAATAGAAGAGTAGTTTTGTACCAAAGGTGCGTAGAAGGCTTACTATTTCATTGGGATCAAAAACGAGGACTTCCAGAAGCTATTTTAGGATTACCACTTCCTCGTAAGATGTTACTTCTGCGTCGCTTAGCTATTGAAATGCAAGTTGAAGGTGTAGCTGAGATTGAAGAAAGCAAGATTGAGCAGTCTTTTATAAATTCCCTTAATGAAGTTGGCGAAAAAGCAGATGTAAAGCAGATATTAGCAAATATTCGGGATAGAAGCGGATTGTTAGTAGAACGTAGACCAGGTATTTATGGCTTTTCTCACTTAACATTCCAAGAATATCTAGCTGCACTTTCCATTAAGGAAGGAGACTATAAAGAGGAGGGTAAAAACTACGATCGCTTTTTTCTCTTTTCTCAGTGGTCGCATTCTCAATGGTCAGAAGTTATAGCTCTTTATGCTGGTGTTGCTTCTAAAGATTCAGTAGAAAATATTTTAAAAGCACTGATTCAAACGAAGAATCCACAAGCAGTGATATTAGCAGGCAATTGTTTAGCTGCTGCTGAAAATCCTGGATTAGTAATTCAGAAAGAAGTGATCAATGAACTTTTATCACTGTCTGAAGAACTAGAAGTAGAAGGCTCGAATCCAATATCTTTCACAATATCTGAGATTCTTAATACTCTTAACGAACAAATCGTAATGAAGCAGGCATTAGCAGCACTCGATAATTTAGAAGTTGTTAACTCTGTAAGTTTCTTACTTAAGAAAAAAGATAATACTTGCATAGATAGTGTATTCCAAGCAGGAAAACGGATATTACTAGGAGAGCAGAAACCAGCTAAATGGGATTTTGTTATCTCTTTAATTCTATTAGAAATAGAAGACTATAATGCCGCTGATGCTCTTGGAAAACTCGCAGATATAGCAATACAAAAATCTTGTGTAGATAGCAGTTTAGGAGTTTTATATGGGTTTTGGTACATAGGTTTTTGGAGCTTAAATCGGAGAAAAATAACACAGCTACCTGGAATTTTAAATCTTTTCAACCAGGAATTAGCGCAAGAATATCATATTAATTTGTGTAAGTTTATTGCCGTAGTAAGTTCAGAAAATATTTTTATGGCATTACTGCAACAAGAACAAGTTGGAGATATATTTTCTGATATTACATATATTTTGGACAATAGAAAGTCTGCATCGTTGAAAACTTTGATTAAAAAAATTGCATTTTTAGTAGAACATAGTGATAATAGCCTGAGAGAATACGCGATACAGGCTAGTAATAACTTACTTTGGTGTGTATCACAAATAGAAAAGCTTAAGCAATCTTCTGAAAAAACAACCGCTCAAGAAGAACAGAAAAAATAG
- a CDS encoding GNAT family N-acetyltransferase produces MTNFDETEAIYVRELGIDDIAPVYHLGEELFTSDLYPYLYRTWDEWEVIGLYNTDPEYCLVAERDGELAGFVLGTIITKASWTYGYILWLGVSPKFQRRGVADKLVDKVVARMIEDGARFMLVDTDPTNVSALKFFNRKGFGNIRQHIFLSMNLSKHEYYGRLIDYEHQKAERAGYRRSRPAIRARKPDSAANEILLNPLVSESQTTEDQSPI; encoded by the coding sequence ATGACAAACTTTGACGAAACTGAAGCAATTTATGTCCGCGAATTAGGAATTGATGATATCGCTCCCGTTTATCATTTGGGAGAAGAGTTATTTACCAGCGATTTATATCCTTATTTATACCGCACTTGGGATGAATGGGAAGTAATTGGGCTTTACAATACAGATCCAGAGTATTGCCTCGTAGCTGAAAGAGACGGAGAACTAGCAGGCTTTGTTTTGGGAACCATCATTACTAAAGCATCTTGGACTTACGGTTATATTTTATGGCTGGGAGTTAGTCCGAAATTTCAGCGTCGGGGAGTAGCAGACAAGTTAGTTGATAAAGTCGTCGCCCGCATGATTGAAGATGGGGCGCGGTTCATGTTGGTAGATACCGATCCCACCAATGTTTCAGCATTAAAGTTTTTTAATCGCAAAGGTTTTGGTAATATTCGCCAGCATATTTTCTTGTCGATGAATTTAAGCAAACATGAATATTATGGCAGATTAATTGATTACGAACACCAAAAAGCTGAAAGAGCCGGTTACAGGCGATCGCGTCCAGCAATTCGCGCCCGTAAACCCGATAGCGCTGCTAATGAAATACTACTTAATCCGCTAGTGAGTGAATCTCAAACCACCGAAGACCAATCTCCAATTTAA